The Gemmatimonas sp. UBA7669 sequence CGTCGACGAAGCCGTGGCCATTGCCCGTGAGATCGGGTTCCCGGTGCTCGTGCGTCCGTCGTACGTGCTCGGTGGCCGCGCCATGGAGATCGTGCACGACGAGCCCTCGCTGCGTGACTACTTCGAGCGCGCGGCGCGCGTCAGTGAAGAGCGTCCGGTGCTGGTCGATCGCTTCCTCGAGGATGCGTTCGAAGCCGACGTGGATGCCCTCTCCGATGGCGAGCAGGTGGTCATTGGCGCCGTCATGGAGCACATCGAGAGCGCGGGTATTCACTCGGGCGACAGCGCCTGTGTGTTGCCGCCGTATCTCATTCCGCCCGAGGCCGTGGCGCAGATGAAGGCGCATACCGTCGCGTTCGCGAGGAAGCTTGGCGTGGTGGGCCTCATCAACGTGCAGTACGCGTACAAGGACGGCCAGGTGTACGTCATCGAGGTCAATCCGCGCGCGTCGCGCACGGCGCCCTTCGTGTCCAAGGCCATCGGCGTGTCACTGCCCTCGGTGGCGGCGCGGCTCATGTTGGGGGAAACGCTGGCGCAGGTAGGCTTCACGGAAGAAATCGTGCCGCCGTATATCAGCGTGAAGGAGGCGGTGTTCCCCTTCAACAAGTTCCGCGAGTTCGACCCGGTGCTGAGCCCCGAGATGCGTTCAACGGGTGAAGTCATGGGCATCGACGATGACTTCGGCATGAGCTTCCTCAAGTCGCAGATCGCGGCCGACAACGCGCTGCCGCGCGAGGGCGCCGTGTTCTTCACGGTCAACGATGGCGACAAGCCCACGGCGGCCAGGCTGGCGGCGCGATTCCACGAGTTGGGCTTCGGCATCTTTGCTACCAGCGGTACCGCGGCCTACTTCACGCAGCAGGGCATCCCCGTCACCTCGGTGCTCAAGGTGCACGAAGGTCGGCCGCACGGCGTCGATCTCATCCTGAACGGCGAAGTGCAGCTGCTCGTCAACACGCCGCTGGGCAAGCACGCGCAGGTGGACGACGAGAAGCTGCGGCAGGCGGCCATCGCCAACCGCGTGCCGTACACCACCACCCTCACGGCGGCCAACGCGGCGGTTGAGGCCATCGCGGCGCGCCGCACGCGCGAGCCGGGCGTGCGTTCGCTGCAGGAGTGGCACGCCATCCTTGGTGCCTCGCGGAGCGCTGGCGCCCAGTGAGCACGGCCAACGCGTCACCGTCGGCCAACGCCAGCGTACCGCCGGGCATGATCGCCCGGCCCGGTGAGGGACACGTGGGCGCCGGCGTCACGCTTGGCGCGGGTGCGCTCGTGCACGAGTCGGCCTATGTGGACGATGGCGCCAGCATTGGCGCTGGCTCGCGTGTCTGGCATTTCTGTCACGTCAACGGAGGGGCCGTCATTGGCGCCCGCTGTTCGCTGGGGCAGAACGTCGTCGTCATGAACGGCGTGACGGTGGGTGACAACGCCCGCATCCAGAACAATGTGTCGTTGTACGAGGGCGTCGAGTTGGAAGATGATGTCTTCTGCGGACCGTCCATGGTGTTCACCAACGTCATCAATCCGCGCAGTAGCGTGTCGCGCAAGCACGAGTATCAGCGCACGCTGGTGCGGCGTGGGGCGAGCATTGGTGCCAACGCCACCATCGTGTGTGGCGTGACCATCGGTCGGCATGCCTTCATCGGCGCCGGCGCCGTCGTCACGCGCGATGTGCCCGACTTTGCGCTCATGGCCGGCGTGCCCGCGCGTCGCATCGGATGGATGTCGGAGGCCGGACATCGCCTCGACGTCGTAGGCCCGCACGCCGGTGACGCCACGGCCGAGGAGCTGCGCTGTCCCGGCACCGGCCGACGTTATCTGCGTCGCGGCGACATGGTTACACCTGTTGAGGAGCAGCAGTGAGCGAAGCACTCGTGCCCGCCGATCGCCGCATCCGCCTGGCTCTCGTCGGCTGCGGTCGCATCAGCAAGAACCATTTTGATGCCATCGCCAAGATTCCCGAGCTCGAGCTCGTGGCGGTGTGCGACATCGTGCCCGAGCGCGCGCAGCAGGCCGGCGTGGCGCATGGAGTCCCGTTCTTCACCAGCATCGAGCAGATGCTGGCCGAGGTGCCCAGCGACGCGGTGGTGATTGCCACGCCGAGTGGTCTGCATCCGCAGCATGGCATGCTGGCGGCCCGCGCGGGGCGTCATGTCATCAGCGAGAAGCCCATGGCCATCTCGCTGGCCGCGGCCGACGCCCTGGTGCAGGCCTGCGACGACAACCGCGTGCACCTGTTCGTGGTCAAGCAGAACCGGCTCAATCCGCCCATCGTGCTGCTCAAGCGCGCCATCGATCGCGGTCGCTTCGGTCGCATCTACATGGCCAACTGCACCGTGCGCTGGACGCGTCCGCAGGACTACTACGATCAGGCGCCGTGGCGCGGTACCTGGGAGTTCGACGGTGGAGCCTTCATGAATCAGGCCTCGCACTATGTCGACCTCGTGCAGTGGTTGGTGGGCCCCGTGGAAAGCGTGATGGCCAAGACGGCCACGCTCGCGCGGCGCATCGAAGCCGAGGACAGTGGGGCCGCCGTGCTCAAGTTCCGATCGGGCGCCATCGGCGTCATCGAAGTCACCATGCTCACGTTCCCCAAGAATCTCGAGGGCTCCATCACCATCCTCGGCGAGAAGGGCAGCGTGAAGATCGGCGGCACCGCCGTCAATCGCGTCGAGCATTGGCAGTTTGCCGACTACGATGACGATGACAAGCTGGTGGAGCAGGCCAACACCAACCCGCCCAGCGTCTATGGTTTTGGCCACGAAGGCTATTACCGCAACGTGGTGTCGGTGCTGCGTGGTCAGGCCACGCCGGACACCGACGGGCGCGCCGGGCGCAAGTCGCTCGAGCTCATTCTTGGCATCTACGAATCCGCGAAGACCGGCCGTGACGTGCCGCTGCCGTTGCGGGTCAACCTCTAGTTCACAGAGTTCACAGCAATGGCCGTCCCTCTTCTCGATCTCAAGGCCCAGCACGCGACCATCCGCGATGAGGTGGTCGCGGCGCTCATGCAGGTCGTCGACCAGCAGGCCTTCATTCTTGGCGATCCCGTGGCGCAGCTCGAGTGCCACGTGGCCGGCCTCTCTCAGGTCAAGTACGCCGCGGGCTGTGCCAATGGTACCGACGCCATTCTGCTCGCGCTGCGTGCGCTGGGCGTGGGAGCCGGCGATGAAGTCATCACCACGCCGTTCACGTTCTTTGCCACCGGCGGCGCCATTCACAACGTGGGTGCGCGTCCGGTGTTTGTCGACATCGATCCGAAGACCTACAACATCGATCCGGCGCAGGTCACGCCTGCCATCACGTCGCGCACCAAGGCCGTGATTGCCGTGGATCTCTTCGGGCAGATGGCGCCCATTGAGCAGGTCGCGGCAGCGGCGCAGGGTCTGCCGGTCATTGAAGACGCCGCGCAGTCGATTGGCGCGAGTCGCCTCATCGATGGCAGGAAGGTCATGGCCGGTGAAGCCGCAGCCATCGGCACCTACAGTTTCTTCCCGTCCAAGAATCTGGGCGGCTACGGCGACGGCGGCATGATGGTCACGCAGGATGAAGCGCTCTTCGAGGCGCTCATGAAGCTGCGGACGCACGGCAGCCGCCGCACGTACTATCACGAGATCGTGGGCTACAACAGTCGTCTCGATGCCCTGCAGGCCGCCGTGCTGTTGGCCAAGCTGCCGCATCTCGAAGGCTGGAGCGCCGCGCGTCGTCGCAACGCGGCCTACTACGACGCGGCCTTCGCCAATCTGGCCGAGGTGACCACGCCGTTTGTCGATCCGGCCAACACGTCCATCTACAACCAGTACACCATTCGCGTTACGCAGCGCGATGCACTGCAGGCGCATCTCAAGGCGCAGGGCATCGGCTCGAACGTGTACTACCCGTTGCCGCTTCACCTGCAGCCCTGCTTCGCGTATCTCGGATACCGCGAAGGCCAGTGCCCTGAGGCCGAGCGCGCGTCGAAGGAAGTGTTGTCCCTGCCGATTTATCCCGAGCTCACCACGGCACAGCTCGACGAAGTCATTGCCGCCGTGCGCGGCTTCTTCGGTCACTGAGCTCACATTGACAACCAGGTCGCACTCCATGAGCACCAAGGATCAACTGCTGGCCCGCATCGCCGATCGCTCGGCGGTGATCGGTGTGGTCGGCCTCGGCTATGTGGGGCTGCCACTCGCCCTCGAGTTCGTGCACGCCGGCTTCCGCGTCATAGGCTATGACGTGAGCGAACGCGTCGTGGACCTGCTCATGAGTGGACAGTCGCACATTCAGGATATTCCCGGCGCGCAGGTGCAGCAGGCGGTGGCCAACGGGACGTTCGTGGCCACCACGCTCGAGAATCGCCTCGGCGAGTGCGATGCCATCTCCATTGCCGTGCCCACGCCGCTCTCCAAGACGCGCGATCCGGACATGGCCTTCGTCCTGAGCGCCGCCGATGCCATTGCGCGGCAGGCGCACCCCGGCCTGTGTGTGGTGCTGGAAAGCACCACCTATCCCGGCACCACGCGGGAGCTACTGCAGCCCCGACTCGAAGCCAAGGGGCTCACGGTGGGGCAGGATGTGTTCGTGGCCTTCAGCCCCGAGCGGGTGGACCCGGGCAACCCGGTCTACCACACCAAGAACACGCCCAAGGTGGTGGGTGGCATTTCGCCGGCCTGTGTCGAGGTGGCCACGGCGCTCTACGCCAGCTGCATCGACACCGTGGTGCCGGTGAGTTCGCCCGAGAGCGCCGAGCTGGTGAAGCTGCTGGAGAACACCTTCCGCGCGGTGAACATCGGCCTGGTGAACGAAATCGCGATTGTGTGTGACAAACTGGGCGTGAACGTCTGGGAAGTCATCGACGCCGCGGCCACCAAGCCGTTCGGTTTCATGAAGTTCACGCCGGGGCCCGGCATCGGCGGGCACTGCATCCCGCTTGATCCGCACTACCTCGCCTGGAAGATGCGCACACTCAACTACA is a genomic window containing:
- a CDS encoding acyltransferase: MIARPGEGHVGAGVTLGAGALVHESAYVDDGASIGAGSRVWHFCHVNGGAVIGARCSLGQNVVVMNGVTVGDNARIQNNVSLYEGVELEDDVFCGPSMVFTNVINPRSSVSRKHEYQRTLVRRGASIGANATIVCGVTIGRHAFIGAGAVVTRDVPDFALMAGVPARRIGWMSEAGHRLDVVGPHAGDATAEELRCPGTGRRYLRRGDMVTPVEEQQ
- a CDS encoding Gfo/Idh/MocA family oxidoreductase; the encoded protein is MSEALVPADRRIRLALVGCGRISKNHFDAIAKIPELELVAVCDIVPERAQQAGVAHGVPFFTSIEQMLAEVPSDAVVIATPSGLHPQHGMLAARAGRHVISEKPMAISLAAADALVQACDDNRVHLFVVKQNRLNPPIVLLKRAIDRGRFGRIYMANCTVRWTRPQDYYDQAPWRGTWEFDGGAFMNQASHYVDLVQWLVGPVESVMAKTATLARRIEAEDSGAAVLKFRSGAIGVIEVTMLTFPKNLEGSITILGEKGSVKIGGTAVNRVEHWQFADYDDDDKLVEQANTNPPSVYGFGHEGYYRNVVSVLRGQATPDTDGRAGRKSLELILGIYESAKTGRDVPLPLRVNL
- a CDS encoding DegT/DnrJ/EryC1/StrS family aminotransferase encodes the protein MAVPLLDLKAQHATIRDEVVAALMQVVDQQAFILGDPVAQLECHVAGLSQVKYAAGCANGTDAILLALRALGVGAGDEVITTPFTFFATGGAIHNVGARPVFVDIDPKTYNIDPAQVTPAITSRTKAVIAVDLFGQMAPIEQVAAAAQGLPVIEDAAQSIGASRLIDGRKVMAGEAAAIGTYSFFPSKNLGGYGDGGMMVTQDEALFEALMKLRTHGSRRTYYHEIVGYNSRLDALQAAVLLAKLPHLEGWSAARRRNAAYYDAAFANLAEVTTPFVDPANTSIYNQYTIRVTQRDALQAHLKAQGIGSNVYYPLPLHLQPCFAYLGYREGQCPEAERASKEVLSLPIYPELTTAQLDEVIAAVRGFFGH
- a CDS encoding nucleotide sugar dehydrogenase; the encoded protein is MSTKDQLLARIADRSAVIGVVGLGYVGLPLALEFVHAGFRVIGYDVSERVVDLLMSGQSHIQDIPGAQVQQAVANGTFVATTLENRLGECDAISIAVPTPLSKTRDPDMAFVLSAADAIARQAHPGLCVVLESTTYPGTTRELLQPRLEAKGLTVGQDVFVAFSPERVDPGNPVYHTKNTPKVVGGISPACVEVATALYASCIDTVVPVSSPESAELVKLLENTFRAVNIGLVNEIAIVCDKLGVNVWEVIDAAATKPFGFMKFTPGPGIGGHCIPLDPHYLAWKMRTLNYKTRFIDLASEINSHMPEWVVQKVADALNEARKAVRGSRVLVLGVAYKRDIDDVRESPALDVIRLLEERGAHVEYHDPFVSEFREEGHVRKGVELSDEMLRWADAVVIVTDHKQVDYQRVVDHATLLVDTRNVTATLAPGRARIVPLASGSRSLGAST